GGTTTGGGCCTCGGCGAGACGCAAATCCGCCTGGGCCTGAACGACCTGGGCGGCAGATTGCTTTTGGCTATCGCCGTAAAAGGCTGCATCTGCCTTCCATTCCTGCGGTTGGATAAGCCCCAGCAACTGGTTGGTTCGAACCGGATCGCCCTGGTTGACCAGCAGTCGTTCGAGCGGCCCTTGGACGTCCGAACTGACGATGACCTCATCAGTGGTGACGATGCCGGTCAGAATCATTTCGCGCGCGGGCCGGAAAAAAACCCAGCCCAGGCAAATGGCGATTAGGGCGACCAGAGCGATTATCCATGCCAGCTTCTTCTTCATGCAACAGGGCTGTGGGGGGCCAGTTCAGCCGGGCCGTCCGGCGCAACTAGGAGACTATGCCGGATAAAATCCAGCACGGCTACCTTGCGCTGCCTGAGATTCTGCTTGCTGCAGGCATCCGAGTGGCCCAGCAACTCAAGAACGGGCGCCGCAGAAGGAAACACAAAAGGTTGCTTGCGTCAATCTCCTCCATGCTCGTCAATCCTCGTCCTGGTCTGTAGAAGCGGCCGCCAGGAGGCTCTGATCTCAGCCCTGAGTTTCACAGGGGCAAGCCAGCGGCCTGACCAACCAGAGGAAAGATCAGAGCCTCCTGGCGTTGGCTGCTACGCAAAAAAGGCGCCGGACTTCCGGCGGCTCTCCCACAGGTTAGTTAGTTTGGTACGGAGGCTGAAGCCAGGAGGCTTAAGGAATCCTCATAGGGCTGCTGGCGCCATTGGCGACGGCATTGGTTGTAACATCAGAGGCTGTGATGGTCCAAGTGCCCGAGCTGCCGAAATAGGTCTGGGCAGAGACGGTGAGGGCGCCATTGACCAGTGCGGCGTCTGCTGGCAGGGAAGCAAAGGGGTCAGTGCTGGTGAAATGGACCGTGTCTTTGCAGGTCTTCACGATGTTCCACCGGGCATCGCAAGCGTTCACCGTTATATCGAATAGCATGTACGCAATCTGGGCAACGGGTGCGCCAATCTTGCCCGTAACAGTGCCCGGGGCATTGGTCTCACCTGGCAGCAAGACTTGCAACTGTGTGGCCACGGGCTTCATCAGGCGGAAGTAACCGATTGAACCTGGAGGCAGGAAAGCATCGGGGAGCAGGAGGCTCTTGGATTGACCTTTTTGAACTGCGTTGGTTATCAGGCTGATGTTGCTCCAGGGACCAAGAACGGTTGGAGCTGTTTGCAAGAGGAAGTTCACATCAGGCAAAGTCCAACCGACATTCCAGTGAGTGTTGCTGCCGACTACTGAAACATCGTTCGGCTCAGCGGCCCGCACTGCCCAGGTTGCTGTGTCCAGGCCCAAACCGGAGAAGTGGTCGTCGATGGGAGCGATAGTGCCCGAGGGGCCGGTAATCTTGGCTTCGGTAATGACGACGCCTTGTCCCGGGTTGCTGGTGGAGTTGGGGGTGGCGCCAAAATAGGCAACGGTCGAGCCTTGTGGGAAGGCGGTTTGGACGGCAACGGCATCCGGGAAAGAGAAATTGGTGCTCAACCCGCTGGGGGAGGTGAGCGTCACAGAGATGTCATTTACAAACGAAATGGTCCAGGTGCCATTAGGTCCGGCGGGTTCGTCGAGGGTAGCCAGGGGGTTGTAGGCGGCATTCCAAAACATGGCATTGTCTCCGGGGTCATTGGTCTTCCACAGGAAACTGGCCGTCCCGGCTCCCGACGCGAGATTTTGGATTTGCAGGAAGATGCAATTGGGCTCGCCCCAATCGGGAGCGTTTTCTGTTCCTGGCATGCCGCCCTGTCCGTTGGAAGCCAGGTAGATTTGGGTTTGAAAGTAGGGATGGTTGGTATCGGGATAATTGGTGACGGTGATGGAATAGGTCACTGGGGTGGTGCCGGCGCCAATCCAGGAGTAGTTCCCGCTTACGGTCGCGACGCTTTGGCGGTCCCACTCGCCGTCGGTTGAAGCGGTTTGGATATTCAAGCCAGCGGTGGCCGTGAGGGGCGCGAGGGTCAGGGTCGGCGGTGGCACGGCTGCGGCTCTGGCAATTAACTGAACATTATCAATCCAAAACTCGGCGTGGCTTGGAGGAGCCGGGTTGGCCCACCTGTAAAGGCAGACCCCAGCGATGCTGCCCAGGTTCGGCAGGGTCGAATCGATGGGGATGACCAGGTGCTGCCAGCCGGGGGTCGTCGGTATGGGGATGTTGTTGGTTAAACCGACAATGCCGTATCCAGGGGTCATCAGGCCAATGGTAGGCCAGGTCGTCATGCCGGTGACGTTTGTCCAATAAATATCCATCAGCAGATAGGCATATTGGGTGGCGTCAATGACCTGGATGGAAGGATTGCCCAACCATGTCCCACTGCCGTTGGGCAGGACCGCCCCAAAATTGACGTCATCGCCGAAGGTGCCATCCCAATCGCAGACGCAGTAAACCGAGCCGGGGATGCTGGACTGGGACTGCATGGTAGAATCAAAGCTCGACGCGCACGTTGCATGATAATTGCCGTCGGAAGTTTTGGTGATCCAGTACGTACCCCAATTGCCTATGGTTGTTGCGGTAGGGTCACCGTTGGTTTGAATGCCCAAAGGCTGGACTTGAATGTCTTGGGCTGCCCTCAAGAGACTGGGCAAGCAGGCAAAGAGGAGGCTGGCCAAAGAGGCGGTGAGCCAAGTGGGCGGATTGAATTTGTTTTTCATAAACATTGACGCAGGGGTTTTATCAATTCATTTGGCCGGTCCGGGACAGCAGGCCTAACTGGTTCACGTCTTGCCGTTCATGGCCGATGCATTCACCAAAGAGCGAGATCTCGCGATCGGTTTCACTGGGCAGAATGTTTAACCGGGAGAAGAGCTTTTGGCATGTCATGAAAACGGGTGACGGCGGTTTTGCCCTTGCAATACCAAAAAATGGAGACTTGGGCGCCTCAATGAGAGGGGAGGGCCGATCAGCGCGCACTCCGAGACCGACAAGTCAAGGAGCAGCAGAATTGCTTAAATTGTTCCATTCCGGCCAGGACCTGCCATCATGTCATGCGTGAGCGCCTGTTTTGAGAATCCGGTCCATTGTCGAGCCGCGGAAAACCAAAATCAGAGCCTCCTCACGTTGGCTCCTACACTGACAAGGGGCGCGGTGAGACAGTTCATCGCAGTGCAAGGGTTGGTTTACAGCATTGCCTTGCTGAGTGTCGGGTGTGTGATTGGCTCTGCAGGCGGGGCAACTACCCGATGGTCCTGGCAGGAAGCGGAGTCCAACGTGCTGCCGACGGGTGATTTGGAATGGGCGCCAAAGCCGTTTGAATTCAAGGCGGGTGAATCGAAGCGTTACATCGACTTCGACTCAGGCAACGACTCGAACGACGGCCTATCGAAGCAGACTCCTTGGAGACATCACCCCTGGGATGCGAATGCCGCCGGAGAGGCGAAGGCCAGCAAAGGCCCGCACACGTATGTTTTCAAACAAGGCGTGGTGTATCGCGGGGCATTGGAGGCGAAGGAGTCTGGCGCCGCGGCGTCGCCCATTATTCTGACCCGAGATCCCTCGTGGGGCACGGGGCCGGCTGTCATTTGCGGCTCGGAGGTTGTGAAGGGCTGGAAGCAGGGGGCAGACAATGGACTGATGCCGGAGCCGGAGAAGGTCTGGTACGTGGACCTGGATTGGGCGCCGCGCAACGTCTGGATGGCGGGTAAGGAGGGCGCGGTGACGCGCATTGCGCTGGCCCGGACACCCAACTGGAACATCACTGATCCGGACGATATCAAGAGCGAATGGTGGACATGGAAGAATCCGGACAAGCCGTTTGACAACTATACAACTATTGGCGGCCAGCAACGGCACTTGGCCTTCGACAAGGAAGACATCAACACCAATAAACCGCAGGATTATTACCAGGGCGCAATCGTTTGGACCACCAAGGGCTGGGTAATGGGCAATCCGTTCCCAGCCAGGGTGCTGGCGGTGGACCGCGATAAGGGGTCGCTTGCGTTCACCGGGCAATGGGGCGGGGGGCCCTCCTACAAGATCATCCGCGGTTGCCAGTTTTATCTGGAAGACAAACCGCAGTACCTGGACAGCCCCGGGGAGTTCTGGTTCGACAAGAAGGACAAGGGCGGCCGGCTTTATATCCGGTTGCCCGGAGACCAGGACCCGAACAAGGCCCAGGTCGAGGTGGCCCGGCGCGTTCATTTTATCGACAGCCGAGGGATGAGCCACATCCACGTTCGCGGGCTTACATTCCGCTTTGCCAATGTCTATTGGAACCTGCTTGCCGCGCCTTACTGGGTGTCACATGAGAGCCTTGATGCGCAACCCGGCTGCGTGCGGCTGTTGGGAAGCGGCACGGACATCGAGGTGAGCCACTGCACATTCGAGCACGCGCATAAAGGCGTCCGATTGAAAGCGATGGGCCCGCAGGACGCCATCGATAAAGTAGTAGTGGAAGATAATGTGTTCTCGGACGCGGACTCTGGTGGCGTGGAACTCGCCGATAGCACGACCTATGGAGACGTGGCCGGGCCAATGGGTCGGCTCTACGATGTCCGGGTGCTGCGCAACAAGTTTGATCACATCGGCATGCGGCCCGACCTCTTTGGCCAAGGTGTCGCGCTGGAGGTAGAATACGCCCAGACGGCGGAGGTGGCGGGCAACCTGTTTGAGTGGATTTGCGCGCAGGGCATCGACGCGCATGGCGCCAAAGCCAGCGGCGCCGCCACGGACCGCCCTTTTGCGCGGATTCTCATTCACCATAACAAGGCCGTCGATACGCTGATGAACGTGGACGACTTTGGCGGGATTGAGACGTGGCAGGGGGGCCCGGCGTATGTTTATGACAATATCTCGGGCAATCCAGGCGGCTATCGCAGTTGGGACCACACGCTGAATCCTGATTCTGAGTGCCGCTTCGGCCATGCCTATTACCTGGATGGCGGGTTCAAGAATTACTATTTCAACAACATTGCCTGGGGGAAATCGAAGGGACCTTCAGGCAAGTTGGCCAACACGTCGGCCTTCCAGGAGATCATCAGTTATCAAAACACTTTCTTCAACAATACCCTGTACAATTTCGTGCGCGGCTCGCGCCGGCAGGCGCCCCAGGCCGGCCGGGTCAAGTTCCTGGGCAACATCTGGCAGAGCATGGGCCTGCGGGTCTTTCGTGATGCGGACCCGGCTCGCTCCGCCAAGGCCGGCAACGAGGCTGACGCCGGGCCGCGTCGAAACGCGTTTGCCATCGACACCGACGCCTACGCGCGCAACGTTTTCTACGATGTAGGGGAGGGTTTTGGCGTGTTTGAGCCTTCGGGACGCTGGCGCCAGACGCTCGATGCGTTCCGCGACGCCCTCGAGAGCTATCGACCGCTGGCCGGTGACGTAGGCGTAATGGCGCCACAATCCCCTCTGCGCGATGCGGCCACCCACGATTTCCGGCCCTCTGCCGGCTCGGTGGCGCGGGGAAAGGGAGCGAAGGTCTTCGTGCCGTGGAGCCTTTATGAGACGGTCGCCGAATGGAATTTCTATCCCATTCCCGGTGAACCGGCGCGCATCCTGGACGAGCACTGGTGCATGTCCCCGTATTACACTGGGCGGGATGATTACTACAAGATGCCCACCTATCCGCTGCAGGGGATCAATATCACCCTGAAGGACTACCAGAATGGTCCGCTGGAGAACTGGACAACGGGCGCCCTGGGTTTCAATGGGAACAACCAATACGCCGTTTTGAAGAATGAGGACATCTGCCGCAGTGTCATTCTCGAGGCCCATGGACGCAATGAAAACCTCAAGCGCACCGTTAGCGGCGCAGAACTCAGCAACCCGCAGATTCACACCTCAAACTTCCTTATCGAGGTTTTCTTCAAAACGGCCCCGGGACAGACCGACGCGGTGCTGGTCCAAAAGATGGATGCCACGGGGTGGGCCCTCGAGGTCAACGAGGCGGGAGGAGTGACCTTGTTGGCAAAGTCGGGCGGCTCCACTGCGAGCCTGGCCAGCCACACGGCTATCAATAACGGGCAGTGGCATCACGTCCTTGCAGAAGCCGACCGCAACGCGGGAAAATTTGTTCTCTACATTGATGGCAAACGGGACGCTGCCGGTCCCGGGCTTAGGGCCGACGCTTCCTTGGCCAACGACGCCGATCTGTATGTAGGTGGGACGCCAAAGGGTCATTACCTCAATGGCGTCATCGATTTTATGCGGATTGCGCGCGGCACGCTGGCCGACTCGAAGACCACAATCGAGGAGCTTTACGCGTGGGAGTTCAAGGGACCGTTCTTAGAGGACTTCACAGGGCTTCCACGTGGCGCCGATGGTGGGTATGCAGGCGCCATCGACGGGGAATAGGATGATCTACTGGGAGGACCGTGGGATGGACTACACACAGAGGGACCCCTCTCCCCGGCCCTCTCCCCTTCGAAGGGGAGAGGGAGAAGCATCGGCAGATTAGAGATGCAGTTCATGTTGGGGACTCCTCAGTAAATTACTTCAACGGACTACTCTGACGCTTGCTTTCGGGTCGATGGGGTAAACCCGTGCGTAATCGAAGAACGTCTTAGGCCTTCCGCCCCATCGCGCCGCCGAGCATGAGGTTGCGCCACAAGGGCGGAGATTTGGGAGTTCCATGGGGCAGATAACGACAGCTCTGAGTGTTGGAGGGGAAGCCGATGTCAAGATTCTATGCTCCCGGCTTTGCTATCAATGCGTGGAGGATGGGTTGGACCCACTGGTCTGCCTTCATGTCCCACAGGATGAAATCGCTGTCGAATTGCCAATAAGCCCAACTCCAGCCGGAGCTTTCGGCGGAACGCGCGACAAAAGCGATGTAGCGCGTTCGTGATTCCATCGGGGCCTTGTCGTATGCGCCGAACTCGCCAAGGAAAATCGGGCGATGATGTTGCTTGGCCCAAGCGGTCACATTGGCAAAGTCCTCGAGGACCGCAATGCGGTCCTCGTCGCTGCCCCAAGAGACGCCGGACGTATCTTTCTGTCCGGCCCAAGCGGCGCCCTGATGAGTAAAGCGCATCGGTTTATAGTAATGAACCGTCACGATGAGGTGTTGGTCATCGGCCGGTAGTTCCAATTCCTTGAGGTGATCGACGGAATTCCAGAAAGCGGGGCCAACCACAACCGAGCGAGTTGGGTTGGTTTGGCGGATAACGGCCAGGGCCTCGAGAAGGTACTGATTCCAAAGGGCGGGTGTGAGTTTTTTGTTGGGCTCGTTTAAAATCTCAAAGAGCACAGAGTTGGGCGCAGACTGGCAATGCGCCGAGAGCTGCTTCCAAAAAGCCAGGAATTGCGCCTTGTGCCCGTCGGGGTCCTGGCCCATGGGGTTGTATTCGTGACAATCCAGGATGACCTGCAAGCCCTGGGCAGTGGCACTGGCAACCACCCAATCGAGGGTCTGAAACCACTGAGCCCGCAGGGCCAAATCCGGCGCCGCGCCCATGTGGCGGAAGGGTTGGAGGTTGACGCGTACGGATTGGAAACCCGCTTCTTTGATGAAGCGGAAGTGTTTCTCCTGGAATCGCGCCTGGTCCGGTGAATGCCAGAGCGGATCATATCCGAGGATATTGACCCCACGCCCGAGGCGGCGGTTCTGCTTGAAGGCATCGAGTGGCTGAGGTTGAGCACTGACATGGAGACAAAACCAAGCCCCCAGCAGCAGCAGCATTGCTCTCATGAAGCGTCGGACGATGCAGCCGGGTAATGTATTCACAAAGTGCTGTTGAATGGAAAAGGTATTTACCGGGAGAACCGCGGGATGGACTACACAAGAGGGACCCCTCTCCCCGCCGCTCTCCCCTTCAGAAGGGGAGAGGGAGAAGCATGTTGGAGAGCGTAGTTCATGTTAGGGACTGCTCAATATCATCACCGCGAGGGCTGTTATCGGATTGGAGCGGGACATGGTGTGATTCAGCAGATCATGGCGCCGGCGGAGACCTTCCGTTCGGTGTGGGCCAAGGTGGCGAGAGCGCCGGCCCAGGCGATGTCGCAATGGCTTGCGGGGTTGTAGGAGTTGTTGGTTTCGGAAAAAATCCAGCGAGTGCCGTTGTAGGCTTTGCGGAGGGCGAAGAAATCGGCGGCGATGTCTTGCTGGTTTCTGGGGAAACGTTTTTCGACGCTGGAGAGCTGGTTCATGAGGCTGAAGCCGAGGTCCTGTTTTTTGGCGGCGAAATTGACCTTGGTGAAGCGGGAGCTGTAATCGGCGGCGGCCTGCCAGCAGATTTGGCGACCAAGTCCGGATTCATCACCGGCGGCTTGGAGGTTGGGGAGGTCATCGAGGAATGCGTAAAGGACAGTCGCGATGAACTGCCAATCCTCGGTGCGGCAGGTGAAGAGGGCGCGTAGCCAGAGAGCGGCGTCTTTGAATTCGTCGATGTAGATGGCGGCGAGGTCTCCGCGTCCGGAGGCAGCGACATCGAAGCCCAAGCGGTATTTGGGCATGGAGGAGGAGGAGGATTGGCGCGGCGAGTTGGGGTGGAAGAGGTTGGGAAATGAAGCGACAATGAAGCCGTAGATATTGCGCTGGCGCGCCTCGTCGGCGCTGGGGTTGAACTGGCCGAATTGTTTGAGGACATCCTCGGCTTCGAAATGGAGGCGCTGGATGTTGTAATCAAAGCGGCAGCGTTCGATGACGGACCAATCGACGATATGGGCGGTGGCAGCGCCGAGGGGATTGCACA
This genomic stretch from Verrucomicrobiia bacterium harbors:
- a CDS encoding glycoside hydrolase family 5 protein — translated: MRAMLLLLGAWFCLHVSAQPQPLDAFKQNRRLGRGVNILGYDPLWHSPDQARFQEKHFRFIKEAGFQSVRVNLQPFRHMGAAPDLALRAQWFQTLDWVVASATAQGLQVILDCHEYNPMGQDPDGHKAQFLAFWKQLSAHCQSAPNSVLFEILNEPNKKLTPALWNQYLLEALAVIRQTNPTRSVVVGPAFWNSVDHLKELELPADDQHLIVTVHYYKPMRFTHQGAAWAGQKDTSGVSWGSDEDRIAVLEDFANVTAWAKQHHRPIFLGEFGAYDKAPMESRTRYIAFVARSAESSGWSWAYWQFDSDFILWDMKADQWVQPILHALIAKPGA
- a CDS encoding LamG domain-containing protein, translating into MRQFIAVQGLVYSIALLSVGCVIGSAGGATTRWSWQEAESNVLPTGDLEWAPKPFEFKAGESKRYIDFDSGNDSNDGLSKQTPWRHHPWDANAAGEAKASKGPHTYVFKQGVVYRGALEAKESGAAASPIILTRDPSWGTGPAVICGSEVVKGWKQGADNGLMPEPEKVWYVDLDWAPRNVWMAGKEGAVTRIALARTPNWNITDPDDIKSEWWTWKNPDKPFDNYTTIGGQQRHLAFDKEDINTNKPQDYYQGAIVWTTKGWVMGNPFPARVLAVDRDKGSLAFTGQWGGGPSYKIIRGCQFYLEDKPQYLDSPGEFWFDKKDKGGRLYIRLPGDQDPNKAQVEVARRVHFIDSRGMSHIHVRGLTFRFANVYWNLLAAPYWVSHESLDAQPGCVRLLGSGTDIEVSHCTFEHAHKGVRLKAMGPQDAIDKVVVEDNVFSDADSGGVELADSTTYGDVAGPMGRLYDVRVLRNKFDHIGMRPDLFGQGVALEVEYAQTAEVAGNLFEWICAQGIDAHGAKASGAATDRPFARILIHHNKAVDTLMNVDDFGGIETWQGGPAYVYDNISGNPGGYRSWDHTLNPDSECRFGHAYYLDGGFKNYYFNNIAWGKSKGPSGKLANTSAFQEIISYQNTFFNNTLYNFVRGSRRQAPQAGRVKFLGNIWQSMGLRVFRDADPARSAKAGNEADAGPRRNAFAIDTDAYARNVFYDVGEGFGVFEPSGRWRQTLDAFRDALESYRPLAGDVGVMAPQSPLRDAATHDFRPSAGSVARGKGAKVFVPWSLYETVAEWNFYPIPGEPARILDEHWCMSPYYTGRDDYYKMPTYPLQGINITLKDYQNGPLENWTTGALGFNGNNQYAVLKNEDICRSVILEAHGRNENLKRTVSGAELSNPQIHTSNFLIEVFFKTAPGQTDAVLVQKMDATGWALEVNEAGGVTLLAKSGGSTASLASHTAINNGQWHHVLAEADRNAGKFVLYIDGKRDAAGPGLRADASLANDADLYVGGTPKGHYLNGVIDFMRIARGTLADSKTTIEELYAWEFKGPFLEDFTGLPRGADGGYAGAIDGE